The DNA segment GATGATGCTGATGAATTAAGAATTGCGTTCGACTTTGATGGTGTGATTGCTGATGATGAAGCTGAAGTTATTTATAAAACTTCAGGTGAATTGTCTCAATTTCATAATCATGAAGCCAAAATGGTTAATGTTCCTCATAATCCTGGACCATTAAAAAAGTTTTTACTGCGTATTTCTGATATTCAAAAATTGGAATTAGAAAAAGTAAAACAAGATCCTACATATATTCCATTACTTAAGATCTCTATTGTTACTGCACGTAATGCGCCATCTCATAAACGTGTTATTAACACGATGAGAGCATGGGGAATTTCTGTTAATGAAGCCTTTTTTATGGGGGGAGTAGAGAAGGCCAATGTTCTGAGAATTCTAAAACCTCATATATTCTTTGATGATCAAAGACTGCATTTAAAATCATCATCTGAATTACCTTCTGTGCATATTCCTTTTGGAATAGCGAATAGAAAAATAGATAATGAATAATAAGTTTTTAATTATTGAGTGTCTGATATATAGCATACACTCAATTTTTATTTTGTCTAATTATGTTTTTTCTTTAATTTAAATAATAGTACGACTAGAAACTGGATCTATTTTATAAAAGTAGTATGGTATTAAATAACGACTAAAAATTATAAATAATAAATATTTATAATTAATTTAAAGAGGTCTTAAGTTTAATTTAAAGAAGGAAAATTGAAGTGGATAATAATCATAGATTTTTTTCTGATGAAGTGTGCCCTAAAACTGCATTATATGGTCAATTTTATGGTGATAATCACTATGCTGGCCGAGATTATGAGCGAAAAATATATTATGGAAGTAAATTTCCAAAAACTAAAAAAGGCTTCTATTTTAAGAAGTTGATGAATTTTAAATAACAAAAATTACAAATAAATAGTATGGGATTATTTTAAATGGAAATATCAATGTTGTTTAAATTGATACATATTTAAAAACAGGTTGATGATTGCTTAAATAAAATTTACTACGCTGAAAAATAACAGCGCAGTAAAAATTATTATTGAGTCTTTTCAATACCAATAGGCTGATAACCTTGCCATAAAGGTTTGAAATGTTCACCTGAATTATTTGGCATTAGATGAATGTAAAAATTACCAATTTTGCTTAATAAAATGCAATCATCAACATCTTTTAAATTATCTTTATGTTGCTGCTGACTATTTACTAAAAGTGTTGCAATAGCCTTCTCTTTAGCTTCATTCGCTGATTTAGCAACAAATAAATCAAATTCATGTAATTCAGCTAGACTTGATGGATGGTAGCCTCCCACATTAACAAAATATAAATTATCATTGCTATTGCTAGGTTTATCACTAAGGGTAATATTAAATCCATCAACCCAAGTGATTTCTGCATAACCATCGATATGTATTTTGTCTTTATCTCCAAACCATGCTTCTCTTAACGCAGGCCAAGCATCTGTAGGTTTTTCTGCCACAACAAATTGGATATCGTGAACTTCAATATTTGATTTACCGGCATTACCACCAATGTAGAACATAAATAACTTCATTGCTTCTCCAACTTTTTATTTTGTTATCGTTATGTAATTTATTATATATCGATTTTGGGAGCAAGTTAAAATGAGATGATAGATAGGATAAAAAGTGTGATTGTTGGGGCTTGGGTTTTAATTACCAGTGGTGTGATTCAATAGGGTTTGCAGGTGTGAAAGAAGGAATGTTTGGTATTGAGGCTCTTACTCGTAATCAAGATGAGGTGCTTATAGATATGCCGAAGAACGAGGCAGAAATAATCGGTACTGATGGTGAACCTATTTAAATAACAGGCATTGACCTTCGTTAGTTGAGTTTTAAGTAGATTATTAAATTGAGAAAGATCCATAAAACTGAATAAATATATCCATTCGACCTAAATACGCAATATAAGTCACCTCATTATGATTGCCTGCTTTGAGCGAAGAGCGGGCGTTCATAATCATTCCTGTTCTGGAATGCATGGTTAGCGCGACCGCTAATATATTTTTTAGATAACAACCTGCTTTATACAGGTTTTTGCGTTGCTACTAAGCGGAACCGACGAAAACATATGCTATCAAACATCACTTCACCATCAGGATGAAAACCTAACCGTAAAATAGTTTTAATTTTTACCCTACTCAAGGGAAGTAAAATAGTGATGCTTTCTAGTTTCATTTCACAGAAAGCACGTCTGATAATTTCGTCATAGATGACTTTACCTGCACCCCAATAATCTGGGTGAAGCACTAGGGCAAGATCTGCATCACCGTCTTCATATTGTAATCCCCCCCACCCAGCAAAATGCTCATTAATCATAATTGCCCACGGGCCATAACCATGTTCTTTCCATTGAGCATCTTTTTGTGCCACCCATTCTATACACTTTTGGTAGTTAAAATCGGGGGTTCCCAATGGCATGTGTCGTAATACATCAGGATGGTTATTTAGCGTAATAATATTGCTAACATTGACCTCTGTTAGTCTTTTGAATTCTAAAATCAAATACGGATCCCTTATGAAAAAATACATGAATAAAATAATTCTACTGACATCATCATAACGTTATGGTTCTAATGATATTTTTATAACCTATTCAGCAAAAAATTGGGCGAGTAGACCTTATCACATCTATCAAGATAAGCTATAGGAACACTTCTGATGATATTTCTTCTAAGAAATAAATCATATTCACTACTGCACTCTATTACTCGAGTCTAATACGGATCCCCCATATCCCCCCATATAGGTGATATTTTAAGCGGTCGTTTTTGCCCAATAGTACGATCTTTATCCCACTGTGACTTAGACATAATTAAATCTCCTGTGATGTAGAGATTTAATTATGGTTGTTATCTCAAAAGTGCCACAAGGATTGCCGCTTCTATTTTTTCTGGGGTTGTGTTCGGCGCAAAGCGTTTGATCGGTTCGCCGTCACGTCCGATCAGAAACTTAGTAAAATTCCATTTAATCCTCTT comes from the Proteus appendicitidis genome and includes:
- a CDS encoding 5'-nucleotidase; amino-acid sequence: MAYDLTKRLVIGLSSSALFDLEESDNIFRTQGEEAYRKYQHKMQDVPLNKGVAFPFISRLLKLNNIRPDDPLVEVILLSRNDPDTGLRVMNSIEHYKLGITRAVFLQGKSPHIYIPAFDIELFLSADHDDVLQAINANYPAGQILEGHVNDDDADELRIAFDFDGVIADDEAEVIYKTSGELSQFHNHEAKMVNVPHNPGPLKKFLLRISDIQKLELEKVKQDPTYIPLLKISIVTARNAPSHKRVINTMRAWGISVNEAFFMGGVEKANVLRILKPHIFFDDQRLHLKSSSELPSVHIPFGIANRKIDNE
- a CDS encoding DUF1543 domain-containing protein is translated as MKLFMFYIGGNAGKSNIEVHDIQFVVAEKPTDAWPALREAWFGDKDKIHIDGYAEITWVDGFNITLSDKPSNSNDNLYFVNVGGYHPSSLAELHEFDLFVAKSANEAKEKAIATLLVNSQQQHKDNLKDVDDCILLSKIGNFYIHLMPNNSGEHFKPLWQGYQPIGIEKTQ
- a CDS encoding GNAT family N-acetyltransferase — encoded protein: MILEFKRLTEVNVSNIITLNNHPDVLRHMPLGTPDFNYQKCIEWVAQKDAQWKEHGYGPWAIMINEHFAGWGGLQYEDGDADLALVLHPDYWGAGKVIYDEIIRRAFCEMKLESITILLPLSRVKIKTILRLGFHPDGEVMFDSICFRRFRLVATQKPV